A window from Borrelia sp. P9F1 encodes these proteins:
- a CDS encoding VUT family protein gives MTEKYNAKAAAKCTTLSLLVNITFVLMINFTLAFQHNSFDTSNIHLKLLFNDTSYSTTTVIGTYIIYICQNVNIYMYSVMKQKNLKIKWLKHNLNRLITSLIAYALIKSSVYIVSQLYPSYDIDFNIKGSSIFILVIMVIDSFIYHFLTSLKVQET, from the coding sequence ATCACAGAAAAGTACAATGCAAAAGCAGCCGCAAAATGCACAACTCTGAGTCTACTTGTAAATATAACTTTTGTATTAATGATAAATTTTACGTTAGCTTTTCAACACAATTCGTTCGATACCTCAAACATACATCTTAAATTATTGTTTAATGACACTTCATATAGCACAACAACTGTTATTGGCACATATATTATATACATATGCCAGAATGTAAATATATATATGTACTCTGTGATGAAACAGAAAAACCTAAAAATCAAATGGCTGAAACATAACCTCAATAGATTGATTACCTCATTGATAGCCTATGCTCTTATTAAATCTTCCGTTTATATAGTTTCACAGTTGTATCCTAGCTACGATATTGATTTTAATATAAAAGGCTCTAGCATTTTTATCCTGGTAATAATGGTCATAGATTCTTTTATTTATCATTTCTTGACTTCTCTTAAAGTACAAGAAACTTAA